The following are encoded together in the Pseudomonas xantholysinigenes genome:
- a CDS encoding FtsX-like permease family protein gives MRPLLIAGLAWQDYRNDARLSACGVLALVAVIAPLLVLFGLKFGLVGSLTERLQRDPGVREIIPLGGGRFRGEFIEELAQRPGVAFTIPRTRQIAATAELLLPAHGRGLTVEMLPSAEGDPLLAQVAPPSGLQQVVLSFTAAEKLGARAGDELQASFSRQQAGQMQWRQTRLQVLSVLPLAAFERDGLFASLQLLEAVEDYRDGRAVPALGWQGEAQGSVAQRVYPAFRLYARELTDVEPLRQFFAERKLLVSTQAAQIAQVQSLSRNLDLVFWIIASLAVAGAVAAIAAGAVAAVERKQRELAVLRLLGFGTAALLLFVMLQALYSGLFAAALAGLLYLLAEHGLNRLFMQVPGEFASHLLPMHYLVALCAVLLASTAAAALGGWRVARIEACQGIRDV, from the coding sequence ATGCGCCCGCTACTGATCGCCGGGCTGGCCTGGCAGGACTACCGCAACGACGCGCGGCTGTCGGCCTGTGGCGTGCTGGCGCTGGTGGCGGTGATCGCGCCGCTGCTGGTGCTGTTCGGCCTGAAGTTCGGCCTGGTCGGCAGCCTGACCGAGCGTCTGCAGCGCGATCCGGGCGTGCGCGAGATCATTCCCTTGGGCGGTGGACGCTTTCGCGGCGAGTTCATCGAGGAACTGGCACAACGCCCGGGAGTGGCCTTCACCATCCCCCGGACCCGGCAGATCGCCGCCACCGCCGAACTGCTGCTGCCCGCCCACGGCCGTGGCCTGACGGTCGAGATGCTGCCCAGCGCCGAGGGCGATCCCTTGCTGGCCCAGGTCGCTCCCCCGTCGGGGCTGCAACAGGTGGTGCTGAGCTTTACCGCTGCGGAAAAGCTGGGCGCCAGGGCCGGAGACGAGCTGCAGGCCAGCTTCAGCCGCCAGCAGGCCGGGCAGATGCAATGGCGGCAGACGCGCCTGCAGGTCCTCAGCGTGTTACCCCTGGCCGCGTTCGAGCGCGATGGCCTGTTCGCATCGTTGCAGTTGCTCGAGGCCGTCGAAGACTACCGTGATGGCCGCGCGGTGCCGGCGCTGGGCTGGCAGGGCGAGGCGCAGGGCTCCGTGGCGCAGCGGGTTTACCCGGCGTTTCGCCTGTACGCCCGCGAGCTGACCGACGTCGAGCCGCTGCGCCAGTTCTTCGCCGAACGCAAGCTGCTGGTCTCGACCCAGGCCGCGCAGATCGCCCAGGTGCAGTCGCTCAGCCGCAACCTCGACCTGGTGTTCTGGATCATCGCCAGCCTGGCCGTGGCCGGCGCGGTAGCGGCCATCGCTGCGGGCGCGGTGGCGGCGGTGGAGCGCAAGCAACGCGAACTGGCGGTGCTACGCCTGCTGGGCTTCGGCACCGCCGCGCTGTTGTTGTTCGTGATGCTCCAGGCGCTTTACAGCGGGCTGTTCGCCGCGGCGTTGGCGGGCCTGCTGTACCTGTTGGCCGAGCACGGCCTGAACCGACTTTTCATGCAGGTGCCCGGCGAGTTCGCCAGTCACCTGTTGCCCATGCACTACCTCGTTGCGTTGTGTGCCGTGCTGCTGGCCAGCACCGCCGCCGCCGCCCTCGGCGGCTGGCGCGTGGCGCGCATCGAGGCTTGCCAAGGAATTCGTGATGTCTGA
- a CDS encoding formylglycine-generating enzyme family protein: protein MSDRRLGAVALILTALSLGACSQADGDDKAKPVAQPQAGSESKLDNPKPLPGDVSLPLPCGGELVLRSVYVLAQGSLDDREVNLGYPFSEGEAGYKQSFISGYRRDFINGQFSLQDLAPQWQKAVGPTLPKVDKGSPLTPMMYFIGKYEVTARQYAQVMAQAQSLASGEAAPACAASNDAAGRLPKVKLSRFEAERFAAVYSAWLMKHHRDLLPVSGRGGKAEDGGMGFVRLPTEVEWEFAARGGSAVSRQELEGRLFPRKVEGADSEGPLADFAVFNQVAGGTGQAARLMPIGTKQPNPLGLFDVIGNAAEMVQESFQLVHAGRLQGAYGGFVVKGGNYLEGEGTLFTGMRREYPLFGADGTEQRNETTGFRVAIGALSAPRSRYQELFEQWQKEGRLASLTDDIDAAQDPTKRLDSIIAAANDPRQQAELGLVNEELKRNVSLIARQREEAAGNLIQSAALVAETINNYNIRLTNLQNTQAKAQASGDQTSARMYGAAIANGRAALDGAVAIYIDNLASGTRYTDAVIQAQFQRVKEELNRKPVLGNSLVTRATLFVRHVGEYRQNRRADPATILKELLASAAPRP from the coding sequence ATGTCTGACCGCCGCCTCGGGGCTGTCGCCCTGATCCTCACCGCGCTGAGCCTGGGCGCCTGTTCCCAGGCCGATGGCGACGACAAGGCCAAGCCGGTCGCCCAGCCCCAGGCTGGGAGTGAGAGCAAGCTCGATAATCCCAAGCCGCTGCCGGGCGATGTCAGCCTGCCGCTGCCCTGTGGCGGCGAGCTGGTTTTGCGCAGTGTCTACGTGCTGGCCCAGGGCAGCCTCGACGACCGCGAGGTCAACCTCGGCTATCCGTTCAGCGAAGGCGAGGCCGGTTACAAGCAGTCGTTCATCTCGGGCTACCGACGCGACTTCATCAACGGCCAGTTCAGCCTGCAGGACCTCGCGCCGCAGTGGCAGAAGGCCGTTGGCCCGACCTTGCCGAAGGTCGACAAAGGCAGCCCGCTGACGCCGATGATGTACTTCATCGGCAAGTACGAAGTGACCGCGCGCCAGTATGCCCAGGTGATGGCCCAGGCGCAGTCGCTGGCCAGCGGCGAGGCTGCACCGGCCTGCGCGGCGAGCAACGATGCTGCCGGGCGTCTGCCCAAGGTCAAGCTGTCGCGCTTCGAGGCCGAGCGCTTCGCCGCGGTGTACAGCGCCTGGCTGATGAAGCATCACCGCGATCTGCTACCGGTCAGTGGCCGTGGTGGCAAGGCCGAGGATGGTGGCATGGGCTTCGTGCGCCTGCCCACCGAAGTCGAGTGGGAATTCGCCGCCCGTGGCGGTTCGGCGGTCAGCCGCCAGGAGCTGGAAGGGCGCCTGTTCCCACGCAAGGTCGAAGGCGCCGACAGCGAGGGGCCGCTGGCCGACTTCGCGGTGTTCAACCAGGTGGCCGGTGGCACTGGGCAAGCAGCGCGGCTGATGCCGATCGGCACCAAGCAACCTAACCCGCTGGGCCTGTTCGATGTGATCGGCAACGCCGCCGAGATGGTCCAGGAGTCGTTCCAGCTGGTGCATGCCGGTCGCCTGCAAGGCGCCTACGGCGGCTTCGTGGTCAAGGGTGGCAACTACCTCGAAGGCGAGGGCACGTTGTTTACCGGCATGCGCCGCGAGTACCCGCTGTTCGGCGCCGATGGCACCGAGCAGCGCAACGAGACCACCGGCTTCCGGGTCGCCATCGGCGCCTTGTCGGCACCGCGTTCGCGCTATCAGGAGCTGTTCGAGCAATGGCAGAAGGAGGGCCGCCTGGCTAGCCTGACCGACGATATCGACGCCGCCCAGGACCCGACCAAGCGCCTGGACAGCATCATCGCCGCCGCCAATGACCCGCGCCAGCAAGCCGAGCTGGGGCTGGTCAACGAAGAGCTCAAGCGCAATGTCTCGCTGATCGCCCGCCAGCGCGAGGAAGCCGCCGGCAACCTGATCCAGTCCGCCGCCCTGGTGGCCGAGACCATCAACAACTACAACATCCGCCTGACCAACCTGCAGAACACCCAGGCCAAGGCCCAGGCCTCGGGCGACCAGACCAGCGCGCGCATGTACGGCGCGGCCATCGCCAACGGCCGCGCGGCCCTCGACGGCGCCGTGGCGATCTACATCGACAACCTGGCCAGTGGCACGCGCTACACCGATGCGGTGATCCAGGCGCAGTTCCAGCGGGTCAAGGAAGAACTCAATCGCAAGCCGGTCCTGGGCAACAGCCTGGTGACCCGCGCCACCCTGTTCGTCCGCCACGTCGGGGAGTACCGCCAGAACCGGCGGGCCGATCCGGCGACGATCCTCAAGGAGCTGCTGGCATCGGCCGCCCCGCGACCCTAA